A region from the Aegilops tauschii subsp. strangulata cultivar AL8/78 chromosome 5, Aet v6.0, whole genome shotgun sequence genome encodes:
- the LOC109775328 gene encoding M phase phosphoprotein 10 encodes MAMDLDEPLAAEKGEVALQQLRRADPSVYLSPSADLAAAARAALKHFHSSLAVVSPVQPPPLPNLLAGPNFDAEQIWSQSELLSRPLLPHLHRQLRRLEHQPPAQPLATPPPSKPSEAVEGPSDEEEDGEGDESEEEDEGGLEDTDDELESEEGEDEETEELGAKKGNGVEDRFLKMKDLEKFMEEGEEQEYGGGSKGGEKKKASVNLMEDDSDEEDVDEDDGGDDEDDDLDLEDFESDDEEGVGKSGGDIRYEDFFEESSKQQVKKRNGFTKKVHFKDELHEMEVDDIEKDDVNDGPALEDEQGLSTHEKGLLKMRNQIDLMEKASLEPSKWIMQGEVDASRRPKNSALEVDLDFEHNVRPAPVITEEVTASLEEMIKKRIAEGHFDDVEKPSTLPYKVPKQQKEMDENKSKKGLAEQYEDEFKEKTGIAPATLAISDELKNEANDLFKRICLKLDALSHFHFAPKPVIEDMSIQVNIPALAMEEVAPVAVSDAAMLAPEEVFEGKGDIKEDVELTQAERKRRRANKKRRYAESHKERPAKLRKENSSNI; translated from the exons ATGGCCATGGATTTGGACGAGCCGCTTGCCGCGGAGAAGGGCGAGGTGGCGCTGCAGCAGCTGCGGCGCGCCGACCCGTCCGTCTACCTCTCCCCGTCCGcggacctcgccgccgccgcccgggcgGCTCTGAAGCACTTCCACTCGTCGCTCGCCGTTGTCTCCCCCGTGCAGCCGCCgcccctccccaacctcctcGCCGGCCCCAACTTCGACGCCGAGCAGATTTGGTCCCAGAGCGAGCTGCTctcccgccccctcctcccccacctccaccgccagctccgccgcctcgagcaCCAACCGCCTGCGCAGCCGTTGGCTACTCCTCCGCCGTCCAAGCCCTCTGAAGCCGTGGAGGGCCCGTCAGACGAGGAGGAGGATGGAGAGGGTGACGaatcggaggaggaggatgagggtGGCCTGGAGGACACGGATGACGAGTTGGAATCGGAGGAGGGGGAGGATGAAGAAACGGAGGAGCTAGGGGCGAAGAAAGGGAACGGGGTGGAGGACAGGTTCCTGAAGATGAAGGACCTGGAAAAGTTtatggaggagggggaggagcagGAGTACGGTGGGGGTTCCAAGGGAGGAGAGAAGAAGAAGGCAAGTGTGAACTTGATGGAGGACGATAGTGATGAGGAGGATGTGGATGAAGATGATGggggtgatgatgaagatgacgattTGGAT TTGGAAGATTTTGAGTCTGATGATGAAGAGGGTGTGGGGAAATCTGGCGGAGATATAAG GTATGAGGATTTTTTTGAGGAAAGCAGTAAGCAACAAGTCAAGAAGAGAAATGGTTTCACAAAGAAAGTCCACTTCAAGGATGAATTGCATGAAATGGAAGTGGATGACATTGAGAAGGATGATGTAAATGATGGTCCAGCATTAGAG GATGAACAAGGTCTTTCAACTCATGAAAAGGGGCTCTTGAAGATGCGTAACCAAATAGACCTAATGGAGAAAGCTAGTCTTGAACCCAGTAAATGGATCATGCAGGGAGAG GTTGATGCTTCCAGGAGGCCCAAAAATAGTGCCCTGGAAGTGGATCTTGATTTTGAGCATAATGTAAGACCTGCCCCAGTAATCACGGAGGAAGTCACAGCTTCTCTCGAAGAGATGATAAAGAAAAGAATTGCGGAG GGTCATTTTGATGATGTTGAAAAGCCTTCAACCTTGCCGTATAAAGTTCCAAAGCAGCAAAAGGAGATG GATGAAAACAAGAGCAAAAAGGGTCTTGCTGAACAGTATGAG GATGAGTTTAAGGAAAAAACTGGCATTGCACCTGCCACACTTGCTATTTCAGATGAACTGAAGAATGAG GCAAATGATTTATTTAAGAGGATATGCTTGAAGTTGGATGCGCTCTCTCATTTCCACTTTGCCCCAAAGCCG GTCATTGAGGATATGTCCATACAAGTTAATATACCTGCTCTAGCAATGGAAGAG GTTGCACCTGTAGCTGTTTCAGATGCCGCAATGCTCGCTCCCGAAGAAGTTTTTGAAGGGAAAGGGGATATTAAAGAAGACGTGGAGCTTACACAAGCTGAGCGCAAAAGAAGAAGAGCCAACAAGAAGAGGAGATATGCAG AATCGCACAAGGAGAGGCCAGCCAAGCTGCGGAAAGAGAACTCATCAAATATATAG